One part of the Kryptolebias marmoratus isolate JLee-2015 linkage group LG13, ASM164957v2, whole genome shotgun sequence genome encodes these proteins:
- the nup98 gene encoding nuclear pore complex protein Nup98-Nup96 isoform X3, protein MFNNSFGTPFGGGTGGFSSSSTFGQQNTSFGTAGGFGTSAFGATTNTGGLFGSTQNKPGGLFGSSTFSQPATSSTSTGFGFGAASGTSTSLFGNTGAGATSGLFSQPTNAFGANKPTSFGSFGTSTSGGAGLFGSTNTTSNPFGGSSSLFGGSGFSASQQPGTTVKFNPITGSDTMVKAGVTTSINTKHQCITAMKEYENKSLEELRLEDYQAGRKGPANPMAPGTGGLFGGATATSSAATGLFGSAAPNTNFNFGPNKTTFGATTGTFGPTTAGLFGQQTQPPAGSLFKPFGSTTTTQSTGFTFGNTNTMGQPNTSSIGLFGNTAASQPGGLFGPTQTSTATGFGTASGLFGQPNAAFGTVGAQSLFGNKTAGFGTTTTSASSFGAGTGLFGNKPALTLGTGTNTSTFGFGANPAGGGLFGNKATTGGLGTGLGTSFGTVGTGPSLFGTNQNKLGTTLGTMGTFGTAGFNSGTSSLGFGAPQQQPVALTDPNANAAQQAILQQQLNVLAYSPYGDSPLFRNPLSDPKKEERLKPTNPTAQKALTTPTHYKLTPRPATRVRPKALTSSGGSKSQLFDGLDDDEPSLTNGAFVPRKSIKKLVLKNLNNSQYSSPLNKDSDDLASPSEYPQNGHSQVEDEELREFPGPSSRVDDDPEVTQFYVNPIAKPIPQGRAQLSLQDTISDLNMHKLPRNGLELSSDDVSGSLGEESLQEEREEEEPQESQQPPHPAGIVLNRVGYYTIPSLEDLAEMIDENGECVVENFTIGRKGYGSIFFLGEVNVTGLNLDEIVHFRRKEVIVYTDDKNKPPVGEGLNRRAEVTLDGVWPNDKTTCTQIRSPERLADMNYEGRLEKASRKQGARFLEYRPETGSWVFEVAHFSKYGLQDSDEDEDIPPKTDPKKLKTMMSLPASQQQVAPQAQSTVVDLAGGVAELDSDMADITQSLPTESMLGADDDGELPAADMDAVEHDGVSASSHIASSLGINPHTLQIMKASLFTEEEEEADMFHRHGAAKGSDVSSPHLVLPGAQSRPSVGGLLQVRFTSSLLPQLLDSPRPPPSLSRGAPVAADPSRSLKWKVPGPASFLLPARAPEPPIRTVGVRRLGGPVPLKESVTRGKGGLLMDTGLFATRSFRVGWGPGWTLAHCGSRISSPQSKQLDYQDLCATTDFSFLPKPARTKPLTESPYKVVLEQLAGLDLPQGKLGDEEDSQAVLQRPLEICLKNSTVSVPDGTACPVVRPQAGVAALHQYAEWITELNAKRGGAEPLLGDWAEVWTLCEALWGQSGPSDQELDTEPLGDYEQQLQRRRTFSTWLSRGASCRVEEEVGLSGKGRHTDAIFSFLTGGRISEACRLAQKEGDHRLSLLLSQAVGSQFCRDLLALQLADWNRMQTDRYLSEERLRIFALLAGKPVWQSSDSAVNVCSELDWKRCIGVHLWFMLPPTASVADALARYEAAFQGSTEAGKYACTPLPPYLEETQPDEEEEEESGRPLYDLCFHLLKLYSDRHYGLQQLLEPLAVTWQRLDYRLSWHLWGVLQALCYSHLSASRQGLLHTSYAAQLESTGLWHMAVFILLHIPDHSQRERAVREVLTQHCPLQETEESVRRESFLTEQLRVPEPWIHEAKATRAQRDGDRHLQALHLYRARHWNRCHRLLIQHLASDCIINDNHDYLLDFLEGLAVPERSATIQDWDTAGRVYLDYIRVIKSLQVIQQMETGGYELERLYSDVTSLCSRIELLPCSSARDRLAQSEMAKRVANILRVVLSLQQSEATPDPLSIPLTQLAPHISRLPMPEDYTLEELRGLTQSYLRQLVVGQ, encoded by the exons ATGTTCAACAACTCATTTGGTACTCCCTTCGGTGGGGGGACAGGGGGGTTCAGCTCGTCATCAACCTTTGGTCAGCAGA acacGAGTTTTGGGACAGCGGGAGGGTTTGGGACGTCTGCGTTTGGAGCGACCACCAACACAGGAGGACTGTTTGGATCCACACAGAACAAACCTG GCGGTCTGTTTGGGTCCAGTACGTTCAGCCAGCCGGCGACTTCCTCCACCAGCACCGGCTTCGGTTTCGGTGCAGCCAGCGGCACCTCCACCAGCCTGTTTGGAAACACCGGGGCGGGGGCCACCAGCGGGCTCTTCTCCCAGCCGACCAATGCATTTGGAGCCAACAAACCCACCTCGTTTGGAA GCTTCGGGACGAGCACCAGCGGCGGCGCTGGCCTGTTTGGCTCCACCAACACCACCTCCAACCCCTTTGGTGGCTCCAGCTCTCTGTTCGGAGGCTCCGGGTTCTCGGCCTCTCAGCAGCCAGGAACAACCGTGAAATTCAAT CCaataacaggaagtgacaccaTGGTGAAGGCAGGTGTGACCACGAGCATCAACACCAAACACCAGTGCATCACAGCCATGAAGGAGTACGAGAACAAATCTCTGGAG GAGCTCAGGCTGGAGGACTACCAGGCAGGAAGGAAGGGTCCCGCCAACCCGATGGCTCCGGGGACCGGCGGTCTGTTTGGTGGCGCCACGGCCACGTCCAGCGCCGCCACGGGCCTTTTCGGCTCTGCTGCCCCCAACACAAACTTCAACTTCGGGCCGAATAAGACCACGTTTGGAGCGA CTACAGGAACCTTCGGACCCACCACAGCCGGTCTGTTCGGACAGCAAACCCAGCCGCCGGCTGGCAGCCTCTTCAAGCCCTTCGGGTCAACCACGACGACCCAGAGCACCGGTTTCACCTTCGGTAACACCAACACCATGGGTCAGCCCAACACCAGCAGCATC GGTCTGTTCGGAAACACGGCGGCGTCTCAGCCCGGCGGGTTGTTCGGGCCGACCCAGACCAGCACCGCCACTGGGTTTGGGACGGCCTCGGGTCTGTTCGGACAGCCCAATGCCGCGTTTGGAACCGTTGGAGCGCAg AgtttatttggaaataaaacgGCTGGCTTcggcaccaccaccaccagcgcCTCGTCCTTCGGCGCCGGCACCGGGCTCTTTGGCAACAAGCCCGCTCTGACCCTGGGAACCGGAACCAACACCTCCACCTTCG GATTCGGAGCGAACCCTGCAGGAGGAGGTCTGTTTGGGAACAAGGCGACCACCGGAGGGCTGGGAACCGGACTGGGAACCAGCTTTGGAACCG TTGGTACCGGTCCGAGTCTGTTTGGAACCAACCAGAACAAACTGGGCACCACACTGGGAACGATGGGAACGTTCGGAACCGCAGGATTCAACAGCGGAACCAGCAGCTTGGGATTCGGAGCTCCGCAGCAGCAGCCTGTTG ctctCACGGATCCGAACGCCAACGCGGCGCAGCAGGCcatcctccagcagcagctgaacgTCCTGGCCTACTCGCCGTACGGAGACTCGCCGCTGTTCAGAAACCCGCTGTCCGACCCGAAGAAGGAGGAG CGTCTGAAACCGACCAATCCCACGGCCCAAAAGGCTCTGACCACGCCCACTCACTATAAACTGACCCCGCGACCTGCGACCCGGGTTCGGCCCAAAGCGCTCACATCTTCCGGAGGATCCAAGTCGCAGCTCTTTGACGGTCTGGACGACGACGAGCCGTCGCTCACCAACGGAGCCTTCGTACCCAG AAAGAGCATCAAGAAACTTGTTCTGAAGAACCTGAACAACAGTCAGTACAGCAGCCCGCTGAACAAAGACAGCGACGACCTCGCCTCGCCGTCAGAGTATCCTCAGAACGGACACAG CCAAGTGGAGGACGAGGAGCTCCGGGAGTTTCCGGGTCCGAGTAGCCGGGTCGACGACGACCCAGAAGTCACTCAGTTCTACGTCAACCCCATTGCCAAGCCGATCCCGCAGGGCCGAGCCCAGCTGAGCCTGCAGGACACCATCAGTGACCTGAACATGCACAAACTGCCACGGAACGGCCTGGAG CTGAGCAGCGACGATGTGTCGGGGTCTTTGGGGGAGGAGtctctgcaggaggagagggaggaggaggagccacaGGAGTCCCAGCAGCCGCCTCATCCTGCag GAATCGTTCTGAACCGGGTCGGTTACTACACCATCCCCTCCCTGGAGGATCTGGCTGAGATGATTGATGAAAACGGAGAGTGTGTCGTGGAAAACTTCACCATTGGCAGGAAAG GCTACGGATCCATCTTCTTCCTTGGTGAGGTGAACGTTACGGGCCTGAACCTCGACGAGATTGTCCACTTCAGACGCAAAGAGGTCATCGTCTACACGGACGACAAAAACAAGCCACCGGTGGGGGAGGGGCTTAACAG GCGTGCCGAGGTGACTCTGGACGGCGTTTGGCCGAACGATAAAACGACCTGCACTCAGATCCGGAGCCCCGAGCGTCTGGCCGACATGAACTACGAAGGCCGGCTGGAGAAGGCTTCCAGGAAACAGGGCGCCCGTTTCCTGGAGTACCGACCTGAGACCGGCTCCTGGGTGTTCGAG gTGGCCCATTTCTCTAAATACGGCCTCCAGGACTCCGACGAGGACGAAGACATCCCGCCCAAAACTGACCCCAAGAAGCTGAAAAcgatgatgtcacttcctgcctCTCAGCAGCAGGTGGCGCCGCAGGCTCAG TCCACCGTTGTGGATCTGGCGGGTGGCGTGGCGGAACTGGACAGCGACATGGCCGACATCACTCAGAGCCTCCCGACAGAGAGCATGCTGGGAGCGGATGACGACGGCGAGCTGCCGGCGGCGGACATGGACGCGGTGGAGCACGACGGCGTCTCGGCGTCCAGCCACATCGCCTCGTCTCTGGGGATCAACCCGCACACCCTGCAG atcatGAAGGCGTCTCTGTTcaccgaggaagaggaggaggccgACATGTTCCACCGCCACGGAGCGGCGAAGGGCTCAGATGTCTCGTCTCCTCACCTGGTCCTGCCGGGGGCTCAGAGTCGACCCTCAG tTGGAGGCCTCCTTCAGGTCCGCTTCACCTCCAGCCTCCTCCCTCAGCTGTTGGACTCTCCTcgcccccctccctctctgtccCGGGGGGCTCCGGTGGCGGCCGACCCCTCCCGCTCCCTGAAGTGGAAGGTTCCGGGTCCTGCCTCCTTCCTGCTGCCTGCTCGGGCTCCAGAACCTCCGATCAGGACCGTGGGAGTCCGGCGGCTGGGGGGTCCCGTCCCTCTGAAAGAGTCAGTGACTCGGGGGAAG GGGGGCCTGCTGATGGACACGGGGCTGTTTGCCACCCGCTCCTTCAGGGTGGGCTGGGGGCCCGGCTGGACTCTGGCTCACTGCGGCAGCCGGATCAGCTCGCCACAGTCCAAACAGCTGGACTACCAGGACCTCTGCGCCACGACGGACTTCAGCTTCCTTCCGAAACCGGCCAGGACCAAACC ACTGACTGAAAGTCCCTACAAGGTGGTTCTGGAGCAGCTGGCGGGTCTGGACCTCCCTCAGGGGAAACTCGGGGACGAGGAGGACAGCCAGGCCGTACTGCAGCGCCCCCTGGAGATCTGTCTGAAGAACAGCACCGTCAGCGTCCCGGACGGAACCGCCTGCCCCGTGGTGCGACCGCAGGCTGGCGTGGCGGCGCTGCACCAGTACGCAGAGTGGATCACTGAGCTGAACGCCAAGCGGGGCGGCGCCGAGC CCCTCCTGGGTGACTGGGCCGAGGTCTGGACCCTCTGTGAGGCCCTCTGGGGCCAGTCAGGGCCCTCGGACCAGGAGCTGGACACCGAGCCGCTCGGCGACtacgagcagcagctgcagaggaggcGCACCTTCTCCACCTGGCTGTCCCGCGGCGCCTCCTgcagggtggaggaggaggtgggtcTGTCGGGGAAAGGTCGCCACACGGACGCCATCTTCAGCTTCCTGACGGGCGGGCGCATCAGCGAGGCGTGTCGGCTTGCCCAGAAAGAAG GAGACCACCGTCTGTCCCTGCTGCTGTCTCAGGCCGTGGGCTCTCAGTTCTGCAGAGACCTCCTGGCCCTGCAGCTGGCAGACTGGAACCGCATGCAGACGGACCGCTACCTGAGTGAGGAGCGGCTTCGGATCTTCGCTCTGCTGGCTGGAAAACCT GTCTGGCAGTCCTCGGACTCGGCGGTGAACGTGTGCTCGGAGCTGGACTGGAAGCGCTGCATTGGCGTCCATCTTTGGTTCATGTTGCCTCCGACGGCGTCTGTGGCCGACGCCCTCGCCAGATACGAAGCTGCCTTCCAG ggATCCACAGAGGCAGGGAAGTACGCCtgcacccccctccctccttacCTGGAGGAGACGCAGcccgatgaagaggaggaggaggagtccgGACGGCCGCTGTACGACTTGTGCTTCCACCTGCTGAAGCTCTACAGCGACAG acactacggcctgcagcagctgctcgaGCCGCTCGCCGTCACCTGGCAGCGCCTGGATTATCGCCTCAGCTGGCACTTGTGGGGCGTCCTGCAGGCGCTGTGCTACAGCCACCTGAGCGCCTCGCGCCAGGGCCTCCTCCACACCAGCTACGCCGCCCAGCTGGAGAGCACCGGACTCTGGCACATGGCCGTCTTCATCCTGCTGCACATCCCCGACCACAG CCAGCGGGAGCGAGCTGTGAGGGAGGTGCTGACTCAGCACTGCCCCctgcaggagacagaggagTCTGTCCGCAGGGAGAGCTTCCTGACCGAGCAGCTGCGGGTCCCGGAGCCGTGGATCCACGAGGCCAAGGCCACCCGGGCCCAGAGAGACGGGGACCGACACCTGCAGGCTCTGCACTTGTACCGGGCCAGACACTGGAACCGGTGCCACCGGCTGCTGATCCAGCACCTGGCCTCAG ATTGCATCATCAACGACAACCACGACTACCTGCTGGACTTCCTGGAGGGACTGGCGGTCCCTGAACGCAGCGCCACCATCCAGGACTGGGACACGGCGGGGAGGGTTTACCTGGACTACATCCGGGTCATCAAGTCTCTGCAGGTCATCCAGCAG ATGGAGACGGGGGGTTACGAGCTGGAGCGTCTCTACTCTGATGTCACGTCTCTCTGCAGCCGGATCGAGCTGCTGCCCTGCAGCTCCGCCAGAGACCGCCTCGCCCAATCAG agaTGGCGAAGCGCGTGGCGAACATCCTGCGGGTGGTCCTGAGCCTGCAGCAGAGCGAGGCGACCCCTGACCCCCTCAGCATCCCGCTGACCCAGCTGGCGCCGCACATCAGCCGCCTGCCGATGCCGGAGGACTACACGCTGGAGGAGCTGCGGGGCCTCACGCAGTCCTACCTGCGGCAGCTCGTGGTCGGCCAATGA